The nucleotide sequence TCGCATAAGTCTTTACGAATCTTGGACGGACTCCGAAGAGTCCAGCATGACTGAACGTACTCTGCCACTGACAATTTTGTCCCTGATTTCCCTGCTGCTTTCCGCCTGCACGCTCGATCTTAAAAAAGAAGACGGCAGCACGGACGAAGACGCGGTGATCGAAGAAACTCTTTATTCCTGTCCTGACAATTATGTCTATGTGCCAGCTCCCGCCGGCTCACCCCCTCCGGGTTTCTGTGTGGCCAAATATGAAATGAAAGACGTGGGTTCCGTTGCGACTTCGCAGGCGGGCGGGGCTCCCTGGGGCGCGATTGACCGTGATGATGCATTGGCAGCCTGTCAGGCTTTGGGTGCGGATTTTGATCTGATTTCAAACGCCCAATGGAATCAGTTGGCGCAGAATCTGGCTTCGGTTTCCACCAACTGGAATTCGGGTGCTGTGACTTCCGGCGCTCTGAACCGCGGTCACTTCAATGATGATTTCGGATACATGCTGGCTGCGGGTGGCGATGATCACCCTTGTTATGGCCTTGATCTGGACGAAGACACAAATCCAGACAGTCTTGCCGCTTTGGATGCTGTCTGCAGCCCAACGCTGTGGCATGAAAACCGCCGCACTCATCAGCTTTCGACGGGAAAAGTTTTGTGGGACTTTGCCGGAAATTCCTGGGAATGGACCAAAGATGATTACTCTGCCGGCGCAGCCAGTTCGAATGTTTACATCTCGGAACTGATCACCCTGGCTGATTCTTTCACCACCTTGTTTGCTCCCTCCGCCAGCCTGCAATGTGCCGATTCCACCACCAACGACTTCTGCGGGATGGGCTTTGCGTGGATCAGCGGTCCGGGTGGGGCGGTCGCCCGGGGCGGCAGTCTTTACAACGGCACTCAGTCAGGGATTTTCTCGATCGATCTGGACAACAGTGCGTCTTATACCGCCAATCATCTGGGCTTCCGCTGTGTCTCTGCGGCCACTCCCATCCTGCCATCTGCTTCCAATTGATTTTCAGGTCCTAAAACAACTTAGGACCTAAATCTGCTACGCGCCGAGCCTGACTGGTTCTTGCTGTATTTTCCGGCAGGTGCTATGGTTAGAGTCTTGGCTCTGATGCCGGAGGAAGACGTGACAATGAAATTCGTCAACTTTACTTCAAAAACTGAAAATCCTCATTTTGAGGGAATCTACGATATTGGCCCTGCCGAACTTCAGCAGAACATGGCAAACGTTGTGATGATCGACGTGCGCCAGCCTGACGAATACGTCGGTGAACTGGGTCACGTTGAAGGCTCTTCCCTGATGGTTCTGGACACTCTCCCTGAGCAACTGGGCACCCTGCCCAAAGACAAAACTGTGGTCTTTATCTGCCGCAGTGGCGGTCGCTCTGCCAAGGCCACAGCCTTTGCCAAGATGAACGGCTTCGAAGAAGTATACAACATGCAAGGGGGCATGCTTCTTTGGAATGATCTGCAGCTCCCTGTTACTAAGTAAGAAAAGAAAATATGCCTGGAAAAGTATTTGTTAACAGAACATTGAATCTGAAAAAAATCCGCTACATCGGCGTGGACATGGACCACACATTGGTTCGCTATAACAGTGAAAACTTTGAGCGTCTGTCCCACACCACGATGATCGATAAACTGGTAAAACGCGGTTATCCTGAAACTTTGCGCAAGCTGGTCTTCGACTATAACTTTGCCATCCGTGGTCTGGTTATCGACCGCAAGATGGGAAATCTGCTGAAGCTGAACCGCTACACGGCGATTCGCGCCAGCTATCACGGCCTGAAGCCGCTTGATTTCAAAAGTCACCAGAAGCTTTACAAGTCCACTTACATCGACTTGTCCAATTCCGACTATCTGGCGGTGGACACTTCTTTCTCGATCTCTTTGGCGAATCTGATCGCTCAGATCGTGGAATTGAAAGACTCTGACACAGCCAACAAGTATCCAGAATACGCGCAGATTGCTGACGACGTGCTGGATGCTTTGGATGAAGCTCACCGCGACGGTTCCCTGAAAGACGTCGTGAAACAGAACCTGGATCATTTCATCATCAAAGATCCAACTCTGGTGCACACACTGGAAAAATTCCGTCGCCACGGGAAAAAGATCTTCGTTTTGACGAACTCTGATTTCCACTACACGAAATTACTTCTGGACTATGCGATTCAGCCATTCCTGAAAGAGCACAAGTCCTGGGAAGACCTGTTTGAATTCGTAATCACGTTTGCTTCCAAACCGAAGTTCTTCTATGAAAACCAGAAGTATCTGCGTGTGAATCCGGCAGATGGCACCATGACCAACATGGAAGG is from Bdellovibrio bacteriovorus str. Tiberius and encodes:
- a CDS encoding rhodanese-like domain-containing protein, with the translated sequence MVRVLALMPEEDVTMKFVNFTSKTENPHFEGIYDIGPAELQQNMANVVMIDVRQPDEYVGELGHVEGSSLMVLDTLPEQLGTLPKDKTVVFICRSGGRSAKATAFAKMNGFEEVYNMQGGMLLWNDLQLPVTK
- a CDS encoding HAD-IG family 5'-nucleotidase; the encoded protein is MPGKVFVNRTLNLKKIRYIGVDMDHTLVRYNSENFERLSHTTMIDKLVKRGYPETLRKLVFDYNFAIRGLVIDRKMGNLLKLNRYTAIRASYHGLKPLDFKSHQKLYKSTYIDLSNSDYLAVDTSFSISLANLIAQIVELKDSDTANKYPEYAQIADDVLDALDEAHRDGSLKDVVKQNLDHFIIKDPTLVHTLEKFRRHGKKIFVLTNSDFHYTKLLLDYAIQPFLKEHKSWEDLFEFVITFASKPKFFYENQKYLRVNPADGTMTNMEGKLTPGIYQGGNAKKFTADLDLAGDDILYVGDHIYGDILRLKKDCNWRTAMVIEELDVEVENNKQAEPLNQEIETLMKKKEPLEDELTDIMTRKIEKAVAANEPQIETLQKTISEIDAQISQLIKKQQAMYNGNWGQLMRAGNEESYFAYQLDRYACVYMQKLSDLLDLSPRTYFRAPRRPLAHEIF